From one Brevundimonas sp. PAMC22021 genomic stretch:
- a CDS encoding carboxylesterase/lipase family protein: protein MITRRDTLMSGLAAATFYSPASAVTAARAPAVRTKSGPVIGLREDSVSVFRGVRYGASTEGRRFQPPSPPAPWRDPVRAVDYGAASPQRGSEANQSEDCLFLNVWTPGADAARRPVMVYVHGGAYSSGSGSDPLYDGTRLARRGDVVVVTLNHRLNVFGYAYLARLAEGFEDSGNAGQLDLILALRWVRDNIAAFGGDPNRVMLFGQSGGGAKIATLMAMPEAAGLFHSAATMSGQQVTASGPINATTRAQVWLKALGLTPERAHEAAEMPAARLLEAAGEADPILAASGLYFGPVLDFRSLPRHPFYPDAAPQSRGVPMIIGNTREETLGFLGNDPKNAGLTWDTLPARLTPSQLRIDITPEAVIAGYRRMHPDWSPDQVLIAATTAGRSWRGAVIEAEARAASGAPAWVYQLNYPGTIESGRRGAFHTADIPLVFDNVAAQGSRTNGPDAQGVADQMADAFIALARNGNPNHPGLPTWERYDLERRQTMLFDARSTMADDPRGDERRFFSAIPYVQPGT from the coding sequence ATGATCACGCGTCGAGACACATTGATGAGCGGCCTCGCCGCGGCGACCTTCTACAGCCCCGCATCGGCCGTGACGGCCGCCCGCGCCCCGGCCGTGCGGACCAAATCTGGTCCCGTCATCGGTCTTCGCGAAGACAGCGTCAGCGTGTTCAGGGGGGTGCGCTATGGCGCTTCGACCGAGGGCCGGCGGTTCCAGCCCCCTTCCCCGCCGGCGCCGTGGCGGGATCCCGTTCGGGCGGTCGATTACGGGGCCGCCAGCCCTCAGCGCGGCTCGGAGGCGAATCAGTCCGAGGACTGTCTGTTCCTGAACGTCTGGACGCCCGGCGCGGACGCCGCGCGCCGGCCGGTGATGGTCTATGTTCACGGCGGCGCCTATTCGAGCGGGTCGGGGTCGGACCCGCTCTACGATGGAACGCGGCTGGCGCGGCGTGGCGATGTGGTGGTGGTGACGCTGAACCACCGGCTGAACGTCTTCGGTTACGCCTATCTCGCGCGGCTGGCGGAAGGGTTCGAAGACTCCGGCAACGCCGGCCAGCTGGACCTGATTCTGGCGCTGCGTTGGGTGCGCGACAATATCGCGGCGTTCGGCGGCGATCCGAACCGGGTCATGCTGTTCGGACAGTCGGGCGGCGGGGCCAAGATCGCGACCCTGATGGCTATGCCCGAGGCGGCCGGTCTGTTCCACAGTGCGGCGACCATGAGCGGGCAGCAGGTCACGGCGTCGGGGCCGATCAACGCCACGACCCGCGCGCAGGTGTGGCTGAAGGCCCTGGGCCTCACGCCTGAGCGCGCGCACGAGGCCGCGGAGATGCCGGCCGCGCGGCTGCTCGAAGCGGCGGGCGAGGCGGATCCGATCCTGGCGGCCAGCGGCCTTTATTTCGGACCCGTGCTGGATTTCCGCAGCCTGCCTCGGCATCCCTTCTATCCGGACGCGGCGCCGCAATCGCGCGGCGTTCCGATGATCATCGGCAACACGCGCGAGGAGACGCTGGGCTTCCTCGGCAACGACCCGAAGAACGCCGGCCTGACATGGGACACCCTGCCCGCCCGTCTGACGCCGTCGCAGCTGCGGATCGACATCACGCCGGAGGCGGTGATCGCCGGCTATCGTCGCATGCACCCGGACTGGAGCCCGGACCAGGTGCTGATCGCCGCGACCACGGCGGGGCGCTCATGGCGCGGCGCGGTGATCGAGGCGGAGGCGCGCGCGGCATCGGGCGCGCCGGCCTGGGTCTATCAGCTGAACTATCCGGGCACGATCGAGTCCGGCCGGCGCGGCGCCTTTCACACGGCGGACATCCCGCTGGTGTTCGACAATGTGGCGGCGCAGGGCTCGCGCACCAACGGGCCGGACGCGCAAGGCGTGGCGGACCAGATGGCGGACGCCTTCATCGCCCTCGCGCGCAACGGCAACCCGAACCACCCGGGATTGCCGACGTGGGAGCGCTATGACCTCGAACGCCGCCAGACCATGCTGTTCGACGCCCGCTCGACCATGGCGGACGACCCGCGTGGCGACGAGCGGCGCTTCTTCTCTGCCATTCCCTACGTCCAGCCGGGCACGTGA
- a CDS encoding MFS transporter — MTEATSPQPIRIKEPSVGKYRWLVMWLLFAAMVINYVDRQMIGFLKPTLSAEFGWSETDYADIVFWFQASYAVAYLIWGRLMDRIGARWGLGVAFAIWQVGHILHGAARDLSHFMMARVVLGVGEAGGFPGGIKAVAEWFPKKERALATGLFNAGTNIGAIVTPLIVPALVLSFGWQMAFVITGVLGLVWLPIWLIIYRRPREQKRLSATELAYIEQDPADPVEKIGWKKLLTVKETWAYAAGKFLIDPIWWMFLFWLPDFLGKTYGLDLKTFGPPIVAIYLLSDVGSVGGGWLSSRMMHRGVSLNRARKITMLICALCAVPVAFAASASNLWVAVGIIGLATAAHQGFSANLYAFPGDVFPRSAVGSVVGIGGMLGGIGGMAMAKYAGYVLDQIGTYTPIFIVAASAYLIALLVIHLISPRYEPAKV; from the coding sequence ATGACAGAGGCGACAAGCCCTCAGCCGATCCGGATCAAGGAACCGTCCGTCGGCAAATACCGATGGCTGGTGATGTGGCTGCTGTTCGCGGCCATGGTCATCAACTACGTCGACCGCCAGATGATCGGCTTCCTGAAGCCGACGCTCTCGGCCGAGTTCGGCTGGTCCGAGACCGACTATGCCGACATCGTCTTCTGGTTCCAGGCGTCCTATGCGGTGGCGTATCTGATCTGGGGCCGGTTGATGGATCGCATCGGCGCCCGCTGGGGCCTCGGCGTCGCCTTCGCCATCTGGCAGGTCGGCCACATTCTGCACGGGGCGGCGCGCGACCTGTCCCACTTCATGATGGCGCGCGTGGTGCTGGGCGTCGGCGAGGCCGGCGGCTTTCCAGGCGGCATCAAGGCCGTGGCCGAGTGGTTCCCCAAGAAGGAGCGCGCACTGGCGACAGGCCTGTTCAACGCAGGCACCAACATCGGCGCCATCGTCACGCCGCTGATCGTTCCGGCGCTGGTGCTCAGCTTCGGTTGGCAGATGGCCTTTGTCATCACCGGCGTGCTGGGCCTCGTCTGGTTGCCGATCTGGCTGATCATCTACCGCCGCCCGCGCGAGCAGAAGCGGCTGTCGGCGACCGAACTGGCCTATATCGAGCAGGACCCGGCCGATCCGGTCGAGAAGATCGGCTGGAAGAAGCTGCTGACGGTCAAGGAAACCTGGGCCTATGCGGCCGGCAAGTTCCTGATCGACCCGATCTGGTGGATGTTCCTGTTCTGGCTGCCGGATTTCCTGGGCAAGACCTATGGTCTGGACCTGAAGACCTTTGGTCCGCCCATCGTCGCCATCTATCTGCTGTCCGACGTCGGCTCGGTGGGCGGCGGCTGGCTGTCGTCGCGCATGATGCACCGGGGCGTCAGCCTGAACCGAGCGCGCAAGATCACCATGCTGATCTGCGCCCTGTGCGCCGTGCCGGTGGCCTTCGCCGCCAGCGCCAGCAACCTGTGGGTCGCGGTCGGCATCATCGGCCTGGCGACGGCTGCGCACCAGGGCTTCTCGGCCAACCTCTACGCCTTCCCCGGCGACGTCTTCCCGCGCTCGGCCGTGGGCTCGGTGGTTGGAATCGGCGGCATGCTGGGCGGCATCGGCGGCATGGCGATGGCCAAATACGCAGGCTACGTGCTGGACCAGATCGGCACCTATACGCCGATCTTCATCGTGGCGGCCTCGGCCTATCTGATCGCCCTGCTGGTCATCCACCTGATCTCGCCGCGCTACGAGCCGGCCAAGGTCTGA
- a CDS encoding alpha/beta hydrolase: MDIARRSLLAMAAFAGGAAMSTRTSAQSAVAPADPTETLRLWPGRAPGGEGVSVTGVVTERSTDPAFHDRFAQYTTDPLMTVFRPERPNGSALLLIPGGGYRWSVVDKEGFDVARVFAASGTTCFVLRYRLPGDGWAAGADAPLQDPQRAIRLIRSRSAEFDLDPKRIAILGASAGGHLAGLASARTDAVYADIDAADHASFRPDLSILMYPVATMADPFVHAGSRDYLLGSSPSPERIAAYSLERMAWRGAAPVFLVHAIDDASVPVENSLQLLSTLKAHQVRAEAHLFQEGGHGFGVRLIQGRPAEAWPDLVRTWAKRLDFAL, from the coding sequence ATGGACATCGCGCGCCGCTCTCTGCTGGCCATGGCCGCCTTCGCTGGTGGGGCGGCCATGAGCACGCGGACCTCGGCCCAGTCCGCCGTCGCGCCTGCCGACCCGACCGAAACCCTCCGGCTGTGGCCGGGCCGGGCGCCGGGCGGGGAGGGCGTCAGCGTGACGGGCGTCGTCACCGAGCGATCGACCGACCCCGCGTTTCACGACCGCTTCGCCCAGTACACCACCGATCCGCTGATGACGGTATTCCGACCGGAGCGGCCGAACGGTTCGGCCCTGCTGCTGATCCCCGGCGGCGGCTACCGCTGGTCGGTCGTGGACAAGGAAGGCTTTGACGTCGCCCGCGTCTTCGCCGCCTCGGGCACGACCTGTTTCGTGCTCCGCTATCGCCTGCCGGGCGACGGTTGGGCCGCCGGGGCCGATGCGCCGCTGCAGGATCCTCAGCGCGCCATCCGCCTGATCCGCAGCCGCTCCGCCGAGTTCGACCTTGATCCCAAGCGCATCGCCATCCTCGGCGCATCCGCCGGCGGGCATCTGGCGGGCCTGGCCAGCGCACGCACGGACGCGGTCTACGCCGATATCGACGCCGCCGACCACGCCTCGTTCCGGCCGGACCTCAGCATCCTGATGTATCCGGTCGCCACCATGGCTGACCCGTTCGTGCATGCCGGCTCGCGCGACTACCTTCTGGGGTCGAGCCCCAGCCCGGAACGCATCGCCGCCTATTCGCTGGAGCGGATGGCTTGGCGGGGCGCCGCGCCCGTCTTCCTGGTGCACGCCATCGACGATGCGTCCGTGCCGGTCGAGAACAGCCTGCAGCTGCTGTCCACGCTGAAGGCGCATCAGGTCCGCGCCGAGGCCCACCTGTTCCAGGAAGGCGGCCACGGCTTCGGGGTACGCCTGATCCAGGGCAGGCCCGCGGAGGCCTGGCCCGACCTGGTGCGAACCTGGGCGAAGCGGCTCGATTTCGCGCTCTAG